In a genomic window of Ancylothrix sp. D3o:
- a CDS encoding glycoside hydrolase family 57 protein codes for MAIGYLALVLHAHLPFVRHPESDYVLEEEWLYEAITETYIPLLRIFEGLKRDGINFKITMSMTPPLVSMLRDPLLQERYSQHLAKLQELAEREVERNKHNGHIRYLAEHHATEFNQARQYWEENNGDLVAAFNSFAQTNNLEIITCGATHGYLPLMKMHPQAVWAQIKVACEHYEENFGRSPKGIWLPECAYFEGLERMLADAGLRYFLNDGHAVLYARPRPRFGTYAPIYTECGVASFGRDHESSQQVWSSEVGYPGDPEYREFYKDLGWEAEYEYIKPYIMPNGQRKNVGIKYHKITGRGLGLSDKQLYDPYWAREKAAEHAGNFMFNRERQVEHLYSLMQRKPIIVSPYDAELFGHWWYEGPWFIDFLFRKSWYDQSSYEMTHLVDYLQKHPTQQVARPAQSSWGFKGFHEYWLNETNAWIYPHLHKATERMIELSKREPEDELEKRALNQTARELLLAQSSDWAFIMRTGTMVPYAVRRTRSHLMRFNKLYEEIKIGKVDSGWLEKVESIDNIFPNINYQVYRPL; via the coding sequence ATGGCTATCGGCTACCTCGCCCTCGTTCTTCACGCCCATCTACCTTTTGTCCGCCACCCCGAAAGTGACTATGTATTAGAAGAAGAATGGCTCTACGAAGCCATCACAGAAACCTACATTCCGCTGTTGCGAATATTTGAAGGCTTAAAACGAGACGGCATAAACTTTAAAATAACCATGAGCATGACACCGCCCTTGGTGTCAATGCTACGCGACCCCTTATTACAAGAACGCTACAGCCAACACCTGGCCAAACTGCAAGAACTGGCCGAACGAGAAGTCGAACGCAATAAGCACAACGGTCACATCCGCTACCTCGCCGAACACCACGCCACAGAATTCAACCAAGCTCGCCAATATTGGGAAGAAAACAACGGCGATTTGGTAGCGGCATTTAACTCTTTTGCCCAAACTAATAACTTAGAAATTATCACTTGCGGCGCCACACACGGCTACTTGCCCTTAATGAAAATGCACCCGCAAGCCGTCTGGGCCCAAATCAAAGTTGCCTGCGAACATTATGAAGAAAACTTTGGCCGCTCCCCCAAAGGCATCTGGCTACCAGAATGCGCTTACTTTGAAGGCTTAGAGCGAATGCTGGCCGATGCCGGTTTGCGATACTTCCTCAACGATGGCCACGCCGTCCTCTATGCCAGACCCCGGCCTCGATTTGGTACCTACGCCCCTATTTATACGGAGTGCGGTGTTGCCTCTTTCGGACGCGATCACGAATCTTCCCAGCAGGTTTGGTCAAGCGAAGTGGGCTATCCAGGCGATCCAGAATACCGAGAATTTTATAAAGATTTAGGCTGGGAAGCCGAATATGAATACATCAAACCCTACATTATGCCCAACGGCCAGCGCAAAAACGTTGGCATCAAATATCACAAAATCACCGGTCGCGGTCTAGGTTTGTCGGATAAACAACTCTATGATCCTTATTGGGCAAGAGAAAAAGCTGCTGAACACGCCGGCAATTTTATGTTTAACCGCGAGCGTCAAGTTGAGCATCTCTACAGCCTCATGCAGCGCAAACCGATTATTGTCTCGCCTTATGATGCAGAGTTGTTTGGCCATTGGTGGTATGAGGGCCCTTGGTTTATTGATTTCTTGTTCCGCAAATCTTGGTATGACCAAAGCAGTTATGAAATGACGCACTTGGTAGACTATTTGCAAAAGCATCCTACGCAGCAAGTAGCTCGTCCGGCTCAATCAAGCTGGGGTTTTAAAGGTTTTCACGAATATTGGCTTAATGAAACCAACGCTTGGATTTATCCTCACCTCCACAAAGCCACTGAGCGGATGATTGAACTCAGCAAACGCGAGCCTGAAGATGAACTGGAAAAACGAGCGCTCAACCAAACGGCACGGGAGTTACTTTTGGCGCAATCTTCTGACTGGGCTTTTATTATGCGTACCGGCACAATGGTTCCCTACGCGGTGCGGCGCACTCGTTCTCACCTGATGCGCTTCAATAAACTTTATGAAGAAATCAAAATTGGCAAAGTAGACTCCGGCTGGTTAGAAAAAGTCGAATCCATTGATAACATCTTCCCGAACATTAACTATCAGGTCTACCGGCCTTTGTAA
- a CDS encoding HEAT repeat domain-containing protein, which translates to MSQVSVLEQATIAADQANWSLLLHYLQQLLGKENSSQNELNKLQDQQHNQLLNWAVKILEEGDFQERWEIAKIFPIFETNALETLIEIIEDEDSDTELRWFAGRILAEFNCPVVIETLVNLLRTSEDEELKAMAANALGNMGSPAIEALTDLLSDEDSRLFAVRALTQIRQPQIIQPLLNIVKDPHPHIRSLAIEALYSFHDIRCLPALIEALNDTAGIVRKEATIGIGLCADLIPTEESVNLLKNRLWDFNLDVCREAAAALARVKTPAAAAALFEILKSPSTPEILQIEIVRSLGWMATPEAVDYLAETLALQTQTFLPQATLTKEIIAVLGRIQNPNLSQRLAEILSQTLDSKSALIQNPSIKGTIALALGQLKNKETLESIIHLLADSDETVRLHAIAALKQIASPSTKQNLELLTHKPLNANLHQGIKLALEKWPVA; encoded by the coding sequence ATGTCGCAAGTTTCTGTCTTAGAACAAGCAACCATCGCCGCAGATCAAGCCAACTGGTCATTACTTCTCCACTACTTGCAACAACTCCTAGGAAAAGAAAATTCAAGCCAAAACGAACTTAATAAACTCCAAGATCAACAACACAATCAGCTACTCAATTGGGCAGTAAAAATTTTAGAAGAAGGAGACTTTCAAGAACGCTGGGAAATCGCAAAAATATTTCCTATTTTTGAAACAAACGCCCTAGAAACCCTAATTGAAATAATCGAAGACGAAGACAGCGATACAGAATTGCGCTGGTTTGCCGGTCGAATTTTAGCAGAATTTAATTGTCCCGTCGTTATTGAAACCTTAGTCAATCTTTTAAGAACCTCAGAAGATGAAGAATTAAAAGCAATGGCAGCCAACGCATTAGGCAATATGGGAAGCCCCGCCATAGAAGCCCTAACCGATTTATTATCAGACGAAGACAGCCGCTTATTTGCAGTGCGAGCCTTAACTCAAATTCGCCAACCTCAAATTATCCAACCCCTCCTAAACATCGTCAAAGATCCCCATCCTCATATCCGAAGCCTTGCCATTGAAGCCCTTTATAGCTTCCACGATATCCGCTGTTTGCCGGCGTTAATAGAAGCCCTCAACGATACCGCAGGAATAGTCAGAAAAGAAGCCACAATAGGCATCGGTTTGTGCGCCGATTTAATACCAACAGAAGAAAGCGTAAACTTGCTAAAAAATCGGCTTTGGGATTTTAACTTAGATGTGTGTCGAGAAGCCGCCGCCGCACTAGCGCGAGTCAAAACACCGGCAGCCGCAGCAGCCTTATTTGAAATATTAAAATCTCCATCCACCCCAGAAATATTGCAAATAGAAATCGTGCGATCTTTAGGGTGGATGGCAACCCCAGAAGCCGTAGATTATTTAGCAGAAACCCTCGCCTTACAAACCCAAACATTTCTACCCCAAGCGACGCTTACCAAAGAAATTATCGCTGTTTTAGGACGCATCCAAAACCCAAATTTATCCCAACGCCTTGCCGAAATTCTCAGCCAAACTTTAGACTCAAAATCTGCCCTCATTCAAAATCCAAGCATTAAAGGCACAATCGCCTTAGCACTAGGGCAGTTAAAAAATAAAGAAACCCTAGAAAGCATAATTCATTTACTGGCAGATAGCGATGAAACTGTGAGACTTCATGCCATTGCAGCCCTCAAACAAATAGCCAGCCCATCCACAAAGCAAAACTTAGAATTATTAACCCACAAACCCTTAAATGCAAACCTTCATCAAGGAATAAAGCTGGCCTTAGAAAAATGGCCGGTAGCCTAA
- a CDS encoding ubiquinol-cytochrome c reductase iron-sulfur subunit, producing the protein MKRREFLKWVGVGTLASFLPVVIAACTTENKEQTSAQNSTPAPTTNGYLTIGTLTELDKNGQLLNKQTKDKPVMVIRNPQDSKTILAVNPTCSHKGCFVTWKIDEKHFECPCHDSDFTSDGKVLKGPATQPLSTYPVKIEGDLILVKTA; encoded by the coding sequence ATGAAACGTCGGGAATTTTTAAAGTGGGTGGGAGTTGGAACGCTTGCCAGTTTTTTACCCGTCGTCATTGCTGCTTGTACCACTGAGAACAAAGAGCAAACCTCTGCACAAAACAGCACACCGGCCCCAACCACCAACGGATATTTAACTATAGGTACTTTAACAGAATTAGACAAAAACGGTCAACTTCTCAACAAACAAACAAAAGACAAGCCAGTGATGGTAATTCGCAATCCCCAAGACAGCAAAACCATCTTAGCCGTTAACCCAACTTGCAGCCACAAAGGTTGTTTTGTTACTTGGAAAATCGACGAAAAACATTTTGAGTGTCCCTGTCACGACTCCGACTTTACAAGTGATGGAAAAGTCTTAAAAGGGCCGGCAACTCAACCACTTTCTACTTATCCAGTCAAAATAGAAGGCGATTTGATCTTAGTCAAAACAGCTTAA
- the cobA gene encoding uroporphyrinogen-III C-methyltransferase, producing MGKVYLVGAGPGDPGLMTLKGKTLLESADVVVYDALVSPQILEMISPNAEKINAGKRSGRHSLLQEETTQLLIELAQRYAVVVRLKGGDPFVFGRGGEEMEDLVAAGVSVEVIPGVTSGIAAPAYAGIPLTHRSYSSSVTFVTGHESVGKYRPAVNWQAIAHGSETIVIYMGVKNLPYIVGELMGAGLGGETPVALIRWGTRPDQEELLGNLSTIVQKVEESGFEAPAIAVIGNVVNMHSVLAGCRPVVFG from the coding sequence ATGGGTAAGGTTTATTTAGTGGGTGCCGGCCCTGGTGATCCGGGGTTAATGACGCTGAAGGGAAAGACGCTTTTGGAAAGCGCTGATGTGGTGGTTTATGATGCGTTGGTTAGCCCGCAGATTTTGGAAATGATTAGCCCGAATGCTGAGAAGATTAATGCGGGAAAACGTAGTGGTCGGCATTCGTTGTTACAGGAAGAAACGACGCAGTTGTTGATAGAATTGGCGCAGCGTTATGCGGTGGTGGTGCGGTTGAAGGGGGGAGATCCGTTTGTGTTTGGTCGCGGCGGTGAGGAAATGGAGGATTTGGTGGCGGCTGGTGTGTCGGTGGAGGTGATTCCGGGGGTGACTTCGGGGATAGCGGCGCCGGCTTATGCGGGGATTCCTTTAACTCACAGATCCTACAGTTCTTCGGTTACTTTTGTAACGGGGCATGAGTCGGTGGGTAAGTACCGGCCTGCTGTAAATTGGCAAGCAATTGCTCATGGTTCGGAGACAATTGTTATTTATATGGGTGTGAAGAATTTGCCTTATATTGTTGGGGAATTAATGGGGGCCGGTTTGGGTGGTGAGACGCCGGTGGCTTTGATTCGTTGGGGAACTCGACCGGATCAGGAGGAGTTGTTAGGAAATTTGAGTACAATTGTGCAGAAAGTTGAGGAGTCGGGTTTTGAGGCGCCGGCGATTGCGGTGATAGGAAATGTGGTGAATATGCACTCGGTTTTGGCCGGTTGTAGGCCGGTGGTTTTTGGTTAA
- a CDS encoding 2Fe-2S iron-sulfur cluster-binding protein yields MVLAKSGKEIAGNSGESILELVERAGVELPSSCRGGNCGTCKQQLLEGNVEYDSELPALSVSERQQGIILACSARPVGKVVIDA; encoded by the coding sequence ATTGTTTTAGCAAAATCAGGTAAAGAAATTGCAGGAAATAGTGGAGAATCTATCTTAGAGCTTGTTGAGCGGGCCGGTGTTGAACTCCCCAGCAGTTGTCGCGGTGGAAATTGCGGAACTTGCAAACAACAATTGCTCGAAGGCAATGTCGAATATGACTCAGAATTACCGGCCCTTTCGGTCAGCGAACGTCAACAAGGAATTATCCTTGCTTGCAGCGCTCGTCCCGTTGGAAAAGTTGTCATTGATGCCTAA
- a CDS encoding CmpA/NrtA family ABC transporter substrate-binding protein: MSKLSRRKFLFTAAAATTGTLLAHGCSTGPTNSAKTASSPAATTPAANINPADAPEVNTAKLGFIALTDSAPLIVAQEKGLFAKYGMTDVKVEKQASWPVTRDNLEIGSGGGGIDGAHILTPMPYLMTLGQTKTKQPVPMYILARLNTNGQAISLGNTYKELKVGLDSTPLKEAFAKAKAEGKELKAAITLPGGTHDMWMRYWLAAGGIIPDEDLSVIPVPPPQMVANMKTGNMEAFCVGEPWNAQLVNQGAGYTAFVTGELWKDHPEKAFAMRSDWVDKNPKAAKALTMAVQEAQQWCDKPENKEEMCQIISQSKWFKVPAKDIIERSKGNIDYGDGRTQQNSPLLMKFWADNASYPYKSHDLWFLTENIRWGYIPADTNTKELVDKVNREDIWKEAAKTIGVAAAQIPTSSSRGVETFFDGVKFDPEKPEEYLTNLKIKKV, encoded by the coding sequence ATGAGTAAACTGTCTCGTCGTAAATTTTTGTTTACCGCAGCGGCTGCCACCACCGGCACACTGTTAGCACATGGTTGTAGCACCGGCCCCACCAATAGTGCAAAAACAGCGTCTAGTCCGGCAGCAACAACACCGGCAGCAAACATAAATCCGGCAGATGCACCAGAAGTTAATACAGCTAAACTCGGATTTATTGCCCTCACTGATTCTGCACCTTTAATTGTTGCTCAAGAAAAAGGTTTGTTTGCCAAATATGGCATGACCGATGTCAAAGTAGAGAAACAAGCATCTTGGCCGGTGACACGGGATAATTTAGAAATTGGTTCCGGTGGCGGCGGCATTGATGGGGCGCATATTTTGACCCCGATGCCCTATTTAATGACCCTCGGACAAACCAAAACAAAACAGCCGGTGCCGATGTATATTTTGGCGCGGTTGAATACCAACGGACAAGCAATTTCTTTGGGTAATACCTACAAAGAGTTGAAAGTTGGACTAGACAGCACACCTCTCAAAGAAGCATTCGCAAAAGCCAAAGCCGAAGGCAAAGAATTGAAAGCTGCAATTACCTTGCCGGGGGGTACCCATGATATGTGGATGCGTTATTGGTTGGCAGCCGGTGGTATTATTCCCGATGAAGATTTATCAGTAATTCCTGTTCCGCCGCCGCAAATGGTAGCAAACATGAAAACCGGCAACATGGAAGCATTTTGTGTAGGCGAACCTTGGAACGCACAATTAGTGAATCAAGGGGCCGGTTATACAGCCTTTGTAACCGGTGAATTGTGGAAAGATCACCCCGAAAAAGCCTTTGCCATGCGATCAGATTGGGTAGACAAAAACCCCAAAGCCGCCAAAGCTTTAACAATGGCAGTTCAAGAGGCACAACAATGGTGTGATAAGCCAGAAAACAAAGAAGAAATGTGCCAAATTATCTCGCAATCAAAATGGTTTAAAGTGCCGGCAAAAGACATCATAGAACGTTCCAAAGGAAACATCGATTATGGCGATGGCCGCACTCAACAAAATTCACCATTATTGATGAAATTCTGGGCAGATAACGCTTCTTATCCCTACAAGAGTCACGATCTCTGGTTCCTCACAGAAAACATCCGCTGGGGTTATATTCCCGCCGATACCAACACAAAAGAATTGGTCGATAAAGTTAACCGGGAGGACATTTGGAAAGAAGCAGCTAAAACCATTGGTGTCGCTGCTGCTCAAATTCCCACCTCTTCCTCACGCGGCGTAGAAACATTCTTTGACGGCGTAAAATTTGACCCAGAAAAACCCGAAGAATACCTCACAAACCTCAAAATCAAAAAAGTTTAA
- the ntrB gene encoding nitrate ABC transporter permease → MTAINRKTNKTIWPAPIAKIIKKYGNQLIRPLAALFVILVIWELLCPPGSKGLPGPLQVIQDTWDPYIINPLFDNGGTDKGLALQISASLQRVAIGFSLSAIVGIALGIAVGINKVVYESVDPIFQVLRTIPPLAWLPISLAAFQQSNPSAIFVIFITSIWPIIINTTVGVQNLPKDYQNVAKVLQLSGPEYFTNIVFPATVPYIFTGLRIGIGLSWLAIVAAEMLVGGVGIGFFIWDAYNNSLISQIIIALVYVGVVGLLLDRFVAFIASIVVPQEQK, encoded by the coding sequence ATGACAGCTATCAACCGCAAAACAAACAAAACAATCTGGCCGGCGCCCATTGCCAAAATCATCAAAAAATACGGCAATCAACTGATCCGCCCATTGGCCGCTCTTTTCGTGATACTGGTTATTTGGGAATTGCTTTGTCCCCCCGGTTCCAAAGGATTACCCGGCCCTCTCCAAGTGATTCAAGATACTTGGGACCCCTATATTATTAACCCATTATTTGATAACGGCGGAACTGATAAAGGCTTAGCCTTACAAATTTCCGCATCCCTACAACGGGTCGCCATTGGATTTTCACTTTCAGCCATAGTTGGCATTGCATTAGGAATTGCAGTCGGCATTAATAAAGTAGTGTACGAATCCGTAGACCCAATTTTCCAAGTATTGCGTACCATTCCCCCCCTAGCTTGGCTGCCGATTTCTCTTGCAGCCTTTCAACAAAGCAATCCCTCAGCAATTTTCGTAATTTTCATTACTTCAATTTGGCCGATTATTATTAACACAACAGTAGGCGTACAAAACCTGCCAAAAGATTATCAAAACGTCGCCAAAGTTCTGCAATTATCCGGCCCTGAATACTTCACAAACATCGTCTTTCCGGCCACCGTTCCTTACATTTTCACCGGCCTGAGAATTGGCATCGGTTTATCTTGGCTGGCAATTGTTGCAGCCGAAATGTTAGTGGGTGGAGTTGGTATCGGGTTCTTTATCTGGGATGCTTACAACAACTCACTCATTAGTCAAATTATTATCGCCTTGGTTTATGTTGGTGTAGTTGGTTTATTACTTGACCGCTTCGTAGCCTTCATCGCTTCAATAGTCGTACCCCAAGAACAAAAGTAA
- a CDS encoding nitrate ABC transporter ATP-binding protein (This model describes the ATP binding subunits of ATP-binding cassette (ABC) transporters for nitrate transport, or for bicarbonate transport, in bacteria and archaea.), with translation MSTFLEVDHIDKVFPLQNGNTYVALKNIELKIKQGEFISLIGHSGCGKSTLLNMVAGLDMPTKGGVILEGRCIKGPGPDRMVVFQNYSLLPWLTVRENISLAVNRVLKDLPKGERRGIIEHHIDMVGLRHAADKRPGELSGGMKQRVAIARALSIRPKVLLLDEPFGALDALTRGGLQEKLMQICEESHVTAIMVTHDVDEALLLSDRIVMLTNGPESHIGQILEVNIPRPRHRLEVVNHPSYYALRNEMIYFLNQQKRDKRRKAKQKTVSAPAIISANGLEKVNLELGFIPLTDCAPLVVAKEKGFFKKHGLEEVNLCREPSWKAISEGVATGRLDGAQMVAGMPLSMTLGLGMEKPSPVVTAMVLSRNGNAITLSKSLFEKGVRNLSDLKKYINQSPEKRHTFGMVHPASMHNLMLRYWLASGGIDPDIDVNLTVIPPAQMVANLKAGNIDGYCVGEPWNSRAVHEDLGFVIATDLDIWPGHPEKVLGVREEWVNQYPETHIALVKALLEACEYCDDVRHREEIVNLLCKPEYVGSDRIYTRPGFAAPYDYGTGESPQILQRFNQFHFEQTNCPGRVEGLWILTQLARWGVTPFPKNWLEILERVRRVDLYGEAARQLGWPDNEPDRQCFELFDHMVFNPDDPIGYLQRLSIHRDIRIEEIIIDDVAGEVKQKSAA, from the coding sequence ATGAGTACATTTTTAGAAGTAGACCACATCGATAAAGTTTTTCCTCTTCAGAATGGCAATACCTATGTTGCCCTGAAAAACATTGAACTAAAAATTAAACAAGGCGAATTTATTTCCTTAATTGGACACTCTGGCTGTGGAAAATCGACACTCTTAAATATGGTGGCCGGTTTAGATATGCCAACAAAAGGCGGCGTGATTTTAGAAGGCCGCTGCATCAAAGGGCCGGGCCCAGATCGAATGGTAGTATTTCAAAATTACTCCCTATTGCCTTGGTTGACAGTCCGAGAAAATATTTCCTTAGCAGTGAATCGCGTTTTAAAAGACTTACCCAAAGGTGAACGCAGAGGAATTATTGAGCATCATATTGATATGGTGGGATTGCGTCACGCCGCCGATAAACGCCCAGGGGAATTATCCGGGGGGATGAAACAACGGGTAGCAATTGCACGGGCATTGTCCATTCGTCCGAAAGTATTATTATTAGATGAACCCTTTGGCGCATTAGATGCTTTAACACGGGGAGGTTTGCAAGAAAAATTAATGCAAATCTGCGAAGAAAGTCATGTAACAGCAATTATGGTGACGCATGATGTCGATGAAGCGCTGTTGTTATCAGACAGAATTGTGATGTTAACCAATGGCCCGGAATCGCACATCGGGCAAATTTTAGAAGTGAATATTCCTAGACCCCGGCACCGGTTAGAAGTAGTAAATCATCCCAGTTATTATGCCCTGCGAAATGAGATGATTTATTTTCTTAACCAGCAAAAACGGGATAAACGCCGCAAAGCCAAACAAAAAACCGTATCGGCACCGGCCATTATTTCTGCCAACGGCTTAGAAAAAGTTAATCTCGAATTAGGGTTTATTCCCCTCACAGACTGTGCGCCGTTAGTAGTAGCAAAAGAAAAAGGATTCTTCAAAAAACATGGCCTCGAAGAAGTAAATCTTTGCCGAGAACCAAGCTGGAAAGCCATTTCCGAAGGAGTCGCAACCGGCCGGTTAGATGGGGCTCAAATGGTAGCGGGGATGCCGTTATCAATGACCTTGGGATTAGGAATGGAAAAGCCGTCGCCGGTGGTTACAGCAATGGTTTTAAGTCGCAACGGCAATGCCATTACCCTCAGCAAATCTTTATTTGAAAAAGGCGTTCGCAATTTAAGCGACCTGAAAAAATATATCAATCAATCCCCAGAAAAGCGTCACACTTTCGGGATGGTACACCCCGCCTCAATGCACAATTTGATGCTGCGCTATTGGTTAGCATCAGGGGGAATTGATCCTGATATTGATGTAAATTTAACAGTGATTCCACCGGCCCAAATGGTGGCAAATTTAAAAGCAGGTAATATTGATGGTTATTGTGTCGGAGAACCTTGGAACTCTCGCGCTGTGCATGAAGATTTAGGCTTTGTAATTGCCACCGACCTTGATATCTGGCCCGGACACCCCGAAAAAGTTCTTGGTGTGCGCGAAGAATGGGTCAATCAATACCCAGAAACTCATATTGCTTTAGTTAAAGCACTTTTGGAAGCCTGCGAATATTGCGACGATGTGCGCCACCGCGAAGAAATTGTCAATTTGCTATGCAAACCTGAGTATGTCGGATCAGACCGAATTTACACCCGACCTGGTTTTGCCGCACCTTATGACTATGGCACCGGCGAAAGTCCCCAAATCTTACAACGCTTTAACCAATTCCATTTTGAACAAACCAACTGCCCCGGACGAGTTGAGGGATTATGGATATTAACCCAACTAGCCCGCTGGGGTGTAACACCATTCCCGAAAAACTGGTTAGAAATCCTTGAACGAGTCCGGCGCGTAGACTTGTATGGCGAAGCAGCGCGGCAATTAGGATGGCCGGATAATGAACCAGATCGCCAGTGTTTCGAGTTATTCGATCACATGGTGTTTAATCCAGATGATCCTATAGGCTACTTACAACGCCTCAGCATACACCGCGACATCCGCATCGAAGAAATCATCATTGACGATGTTGCAGGTGAAGTGAAGCAAAAGTCAGCCGCCTAA
- a CDS encoding NarK family nitrate/nitrite MFS transporter, producing the protein MLKGLLSFQGRYRILHLTWFAFFLTFVDWFNFSPFASTIGKELNLSDPQIKTLLICNLALTIPARIIIGMLLDKFGPKITFSALLIFSIVPCFATAVSQNFGQLVIARLLMGIVGAGFVVGIRMVSEWFPPKEIGIAEGIYGGWGNFGAFGAEFALPMLALATAFIGGGQTNWRLTIALTGIISAVYGLIYFRNALDTPEGKTYRRPKRSGGMEVTSPKSFYAMILSNFGLIFALGLLTWRLAQPNIGFINTEQMFVVWLLLGGLFGFQTFKAWQINKEMLEGRKTYTPAERFQFRQVGLLELCYVVSFGSELAAVSMLPGFFENTFNLDHVTAATIAATYPFMNLISRPSGGLISDKLGSRKWTMTLLCVGIGAGYLLAFSINSSWSIPAAIAATMFSAYFAQAGCGATYGIVPLIKKEITGQISGNVGAYGNFGGVVYLTLFSLTNAATLFQTMAVCALICAALCAFFLKEPQGSFAAHFDEEIVGPVANFEISPQMGENNPIVK; encoded by the coding sequence ATGTTAAAAGGCTTACTTTCATTTCAAGGCCGATATCGCATCCTACACCTAACTTGGTTTGCGTTTTTCCTCACCTTTGTCGATTGGTTTAACTTCTCTCCCTTTGCCTCCACCATCGGCAAAGAACTAAACCTCAGCGATCCGCAAATCAAAACCCTCTTAATTTGCAACCTCGCCCTCACCATTCCCGCCCGCATTATTATCGGGATGCTGCTCGATAAATTTGGCCCCAAAATCACCTTTTCTGCACTGCTGATTTTTTCAATTGTTCCTTGTTTTGCCACCGCTGTTTCCCAAAACTTTGGCCAATTAGTCATTGCTCGTTTACTAATGGGAATTGTCGGGGCCGGTTTTGTTGTTGGCATTCGGATGGTGTCTGAATGGTTCCCCCCCAAAGAAATCGGAATTGCCGAAGGAATTTATGGAGGCTGGGGCAATTTTGGAGCCTTTGGGGCCGAATTTGCTCTCCCTATGCTTGCCCTTGCTACCGCATTTATTGGCGGTGGGCAAACAAATTGGCGCTTAACCATTGCCCTCACCGGCATCATTTCCGCTGTTTATGGCTTAATATATTTCCGCAACGCCCTCGATACACCAGAAGGCAAAACTTACCGCCGGCCAAAACGCAGCGGCGGAATGGAAGTAACCAGCCCCAAAAGCTTTTATGCAATGATTTTAAGCAATTTTGGCTTAATCTTTGCCCTGGGTTTATTAACGTGGCGTTTAGCTCAACCAAACATCGGTTTTATTAATACCGAGCAAATGTTTGTGGTTTGGTTGCTGTTAGGAGGGCTGTTTGGTTTCCAAACCTTCAAAGCTTGGCAAATTAACAAAGAAATGCTCGAAGGCAGAAAAACTTACACCCCTGCTGAGCGCTTTCAATTTCGCCAAGTCGGACTGCTGGAATTGTGCTATGTTGTCAGTTTTGGCAGCGAATTAGCAGCAGTATCTATGCTCCCCGGTTTCTTTGAAAACACCTTTAATCTTGATCATGTAACCGCAGCTACCATTGCCGCTACTTATCCGTTTATGAACTTAATTTCTCGCCCAAGTGGGGGATTAATTTCTGATAAACTCGGCAGCCGCAAATGGACAATGACACTGCTTTGTGTCGGCATTGGCGCCGGTTATCTCCTAGCATTTAGTATTAACTCTTCCTGGTCAATTCCTGCCGCGATTGCTGCTACCATGTTCTCGGCTTATTTTGCTCAGGCCGGCTGTGGTGCCACCTACGGTATTGTCCCCTTGATTAAAAAAGAAATCACAGGCCAAATTTCAGGAAATGTTGGCGCCTATGGCAACTTTGGCGGCGTGGTTTATCTAACCTTGTTTAGCTTAACCAATGCTGCTACTTTGTTTCAAACAATGGCCGTCTGCGCTCTGATTTGCGCCGCTTTGTGTGCGTTTTTCCTCAAAGAACCTCAAGGCTCTTTTGCAGCCCATTTTGATGAAGAAATCGTGGGGCCGGTGGCAAATTTCGAGATTTCGCCTCAGATGGGCGAAAATAACCCCATCGTCAAGTAA